The DNA region ACGAATCACGGCGATAACGAGATTGCCCAGACTAAACTACGTGGCTTTCAGCTCTGTCTGAATAGCCTCAGTGAGCCAATTTCACGGCGGTAACAGAAACGACAAGGGTCTCTCGCCCCAATCACCAgttcttggcctcagcgCTCAAAGCGGAGAACTGGGGCCGCCAAGATAAAGTGGGAGGCAACCGGGGGAGCGAATCAATATTGCCTCTTTCAAATCAATATCTGCCAAGAGACGATTCATCGGTCATTTCCCCGGATTTTGAGCGACTTTCTTCACATCTTGGTATCTGGTTTCTTTTTGAAAACACCATGTTTTGCGGAGCTACGAGATATCGTCAAATTCGTGAGTTTCAACTTTTTTAACCCCAAACCCCAACGCGAGTGTTTCTCCAATTTCGAATCCTtcggagaggaggagacaAGACAGACTCTAAACTCCAGCTGTTGGGGATTgggggaagagaggagaagcacGATGTAACCGAGGTTAGCAAAACTcggagaagggaagaaaaaaaccGCTAGTGTTTGGAGGATCGGCGGCGACCTTGCTGGCTAGGAGCGCGGGTAAGGCGGCACGACGCAACACACACATCACACACACATGAGGGGATCGGCGAGATGACTGCAGACGGGAAAGGCCCTCGTGGCTGCCACGCGAGAAGGGCGCATTTTGCATGAGGATGGTGTTCAACGCCATCTTCTGCGCGTCTTCCACGTGAGAACGAGGCCAACGTGAACGCACAGAGATGAGTAGAGACCAGGGGGTGGTTGAAAAACTGTGTCATGGTGATGTTCTCGGCGTTTGGTCAAGACTGAGGACGATATGGAATCGGATCACTTACTGGGACAACTGCTCAGCCTGGTCGCCGATGTGATTATCTCCCTCGTTTGCCGACCCTCTTCCAGACTCACTGAGAAATGCGCGAAGTGGCACCACGATGTAGATCTTGAACAAAATCATAACTAGACCGCTCGTCAACAGTCACAGAATGGTGCCATGGGAAAGATGCAGCTTGCTTCAGCTTTTCAGCCGCGGCATTTTCACCTTtatgccgccgccgccacgtGTAGTCGACACATCCCTGATATCACTTATCCTCAAGGTATTTCCCCGCGGTGGTTCGACAAGAGTCCAAGCACCTCAGCGGACTACCGGAGAACCGAGGGAGTCGGAAGccagagagggagagagagatgacAAGAGATGACAAGAGATGGGCCAGAGATTGGGCCCTGAGGGAAGGGAAGCATTGGCGGGCCGGCCGGGGCAGGGTAAGCCAAAACATGACAGGGAGCAGGGCATGACGACGTCAGGGTTGATCGATCCACCAAACAACCAGCTCGTTCGACTTGTCCACAGGCAACTCGCgcttggcaggcttggcgCGCTTGGTTGGCGCTTGGCAAAGCCTTGGCCGGCGCGCTTGAACGGCCGCATTCTCCAAGTTCTCCATATTTCCTCACCTCCTTGTTTATGGGGTCCCCATGGGGTCAAGGTACTCgtcctcccccctccccgcTTTCTTGTCCTGCCTGCTCCCCAAGATCCCATGCCCTCGGGTAGATGTTGGAATGCAGCAAGAAAAAGTCATACGGTGATCTGATCTGATCTGATCTTGGGGTCTACGCGAGTCCTTCTTGCCCCGTCTGTGCTCCCTGCGGGCCTGAGAGTCGGGCTCAGTTCACTTGGCGCCGAGCAAAGACAAGACCGAAGGCCAAGATGGGTGGATGGAGTTGGTAAGAGTAAtggggaggggggaaagAAGGGGGGAAACGGTTGAGGGAGCGATGAGACGGGCTTACTCCTACTGTGGTAAAGTCTAGCATTTCCCCTCTTGGTGATTGGCCTATGCATATTTTTAAGCATGAAAAAAGTTGGGGCGCAAAAAGGCGGAGTAggggggaagagagagagacgaCGCGCGCTGTGCGGTGCGCGAGAGATGTGCAGACTTTTCACGACAGGGGCGGAGCAAGCGCTTTCTTCACAAAATGGAAACTCCGATGCGAATTGTGTGCGGTAGCGGAATAATGCACATAGATTACGTCAGCCAAGTTGTGGTCTcaagagaggagaggagagggagggcgCCCGCCCACCACACTCAACCGCCCCCTTATCAGGGCCATGCAGGGCCAAGCTCCGAGTTATTAGCAATAGGATTGGGGGTTGTGAGGGACTTCCGCTCGCCCGGCATTGCATTTGGAGAAGGGAAATGGTCACCTACCTCGTGAAAGCCACGTGTGTCGTGCGGTGCTGCCTCGTCGAGGAAAACCGCCCTCGACACTTCACATCTTGTCTCTATAGCCCTCTCTTGTTGTTTTCTTATGCGCGCATGCTCCGACACGGGATCCATGGCCTCATCCGCCCTCCCCCAGACGGAGGGCGCACCCGCCAGCGCGGGAATAGCCTGATAGCGGAGTCGTCGGGGAGTCTTGGCATGCGGGGAGGGAGAATCTGTGCTGCGGGGGATCTAGGATCATGGGTTTTTGTCAAGATCATCTCGGAGATGGGGCAAGGCATGGGGAGGGATTCCGTCCAGTGATACGGTTCTCTCTGTTCAGCCTGAAGGCGAAAAGGGCCAGCGGATGCGTCGCAGTCGCTTGGCCTACAGATGAAGAGATACGGGGTACCCGCCAAGCAAATGCCTCGCGTGGCAAGTTTTGAGCAAAGCTTGCATGCCTTGGCAATAACGCACAGAGGTCTGATGGAATATGGGGCGGAAAATGATGAGAGCCTTGGGgttgtggaggagaagaggagagagtAAGGCCCCAGATGGTCTTGTCTTAACCCACGTGGATTAACATCTTGGCTTTTCTATAAAACACTCAGTCCGTCCTGCCATTCTCTCGCCGATCCTACTCTCTCCTCAGCAAGCAATCGCATTCCCCAGTCCCACTCCTTCGGgcttcccctcctcctcccttctctctcttctagtcttgagcttctcgaagCTTCAGGATCTTCTACTGTCTTTTGCTCCCCCACCACACTAGTCCATCTTCAGTTTGATCACATCTCTTCACAATGACGGCACAAGATAACCTGTCATATACTCAGCACGAGGTCCATGAACCTCCCAGACCCAAGACCTCTGACTCTTCCGatggcaagggcaaggtcgaggGCATTGAGGAGGCGCGCGGTGAGAACATTGAGTTTGTCGACAAGGCCACTGAGAAGGCCGTTCTCCGGAAGCTTGACCTCCGCATCATCCCCACGGTGATGTGGGTGTATCTCATGAACATGATGGATCGAGGTATGCTCTGATTGTCCGCTCACTAAAAGCAATTACTCACCAATGCATAGTCAACATTGGCAATGCCCGTCTCTTTGGCATGGAGGACGAGCTCGGCATGAAGGGCAACGACTTCCAGCTTACAGTCTCTGTCCTCTTTGTCACCTACTGTGTACGTCATATCCCATACACATCTTCAGACATTGAAGCTAACCACTCTGCAGCTCTTCGAGTCCCCctccaacctcatcatcaagaggCTCCAACCCGCTCGCTACCTCGCCGGTCTCACTCTGTGCTGGGGTATCACTGCCACCTTCAGCGCCTGGGTCAGCAGCACTGGTGCCCTGATCGCCTgccgtctcctcctcggtatCTTTGAGGCTGGTTTCTTCCCCGGTGTCGTGCTGTATCTCTCCATGTTCTACGGTCGCCACAGTCTCGCCCTGCGCATCGCCTACTTCTTCTCCACTGCTGCCGCCTCTGGTGTCGCTGGTGGTCTCGTCGCCTATGGCATCAGCTTCATGGACCACACTCTTGGCTGGCGCGCCTGGCGATgggtcatcctcatcaacggTATCCCCACCATCCTCACTGGTATCATCATCCCCTTCGTCCTCCCCAACAGCCCCGAGACTGCCAAGTTCCTCACCGACGAGGACCGTGAGAACCTCCGCAAGATCCACGAGGAGCAGGTTGGCCGCGCCCGCAACAGCcgcgagcttctcaaggaggacgtcattgatgccatcaaggactgGACTACCTGGGGCTATTGCTTCGCTCTCTTCCCCTGCCTTGCCATGCTCTACTCCTTCGTCGTCTTTCTGCCTACCATCATCCTCGGAATGGGCGAGTGGAACTCTGCTGAGGTCCAAGCCATGACTGTTCCCATCTACGCCGTTGGTGCCATCGTCTACCTCGTCTGCGCTTACTTCAGCGACAAGACCCAGTGTCGAGGCTACTTTGTCATGGGCGGTATCTCTTCTGCTATTGTCGGCTATGCCATGCTCATCTCTGGCAAGGGCAACGGTGTCTCTTACGCTGGCTGCTGCTTTGTCTCCATCGGCATCTTCCTGTCCTCGGGTATCTCCTTCGCCTGGGTGCCCT from Fusarium keratoplasticum isolate Fu6.1 chromosome 12, whole genome shotgun sequence includes:
- a CDS encoding MFS domain-containing protein; this encodes MTAQDNLSYTQHEVHEPPRPKTSDSSDGKGKVEGIEEARGENIEFVDKATEKAVLRKLDLRIIPTVMWVYLMNMMDRVNIGNARLFGMEDELGMKGNDFQLTVSVLFVTYCLFESPSNLIIKRLQPARYLAGLTLCWGITATFSAWVSSTGALIACRLLLGIFEAGFFPGVVLYLSMFYGRHSLALRIAYFFSTAAASGVAGGLVAYGISFMDHTLGWRAWRWVILINGIPTILTGIIIPFVLPNSPETAKFLTDEDRENLRKIHEEQVGRARNSRELLKEDVIDAIKDWTTWGYCFALFPCLAMLYSFVVFLPTIILGMGEWNSAEVQAMTVPIYAVGAIVYLVCAYFSDKTQCRGYFVMGGISSAIVGYAMLISGKGNGVSYAGCCFVSIGIFLSSGISFAWVPSNNPRYGKRAFSTGMHLTVGNASGVASPFLFSNKDKPHFRPGYGASIGMLAFSLLLNIILHLHFKRQNKLRDEGKQDHLMEGKTEDEIDMMGERSPRFRFTI